The Methanoregula sp. UBA64 region GCACGTACAGGCACTCGGTCACTTCGGCGCCGAGGAATGCTGCGTGTTCCCGTGCCTCGATCTCCATCATGTAGGTGATGTCACGGTTGAACTCCGCAACAACGAATCCCAGTTTTACCGGTTTTGTATCGCACATATCAGATCATCTCGTTTGTTTGCACATAAACCTGTCAATGGGGCCCTACCGCCGGGCAGGGCCGGCGTCCTCGAACCCCTGGCGCTGGCCGGTGCCGGCGTTCCTTGTAAGGACCTCCGGGTGGAGGAGCAGGTTGACGGCATTTTCTGCATGTTCCCGGGTGCGCTGCTCGGCAAGCCATGCAAGCTCTGCATCGTCTTTGGCCTCGTCCTCGTGCACGAAGACCTCGATGATGTGATGGTTGGTCATGAGCTGGCACATGATGAGCCCCTGCGATGCCTCGTGGGCGCAGAGC contains the following coding sequences:
- the ribC gene encoding riboflavin synthase, coding for MKVGVADTTFSRVNMGAIAIDELKKHASVAIERVTVPGVKDLPVACKKLIEERRCEIVMALGMPGGKDKDKLCAHEASQGLIMCQLMTNHHIIEVFVHEDEAKDDAELAWLAEQRTREHAENAVNLLLHPEVLTRNAGTGQRQGFEDAGPARR